DNA from Orbaceae bacterium lpD01:
TAAAGGGGATAGCAATGAATAATAATGATATCAATCAACTGGTCAGAAAAAACATTCAACTATTGACCCCCTACCAATCCGCTCGTCGTCTGGGTGGTCAGGGTGATGTCTGGCTCAACGCAAATGAGTATCCGATAGCCCCTGATTACAGCTTTAATGCGCAAACACTGAATCGATATCCTCAGCCACAACCTAAAAACGTGATTAATCGATATGCCAATTATGCCGGTATTGAGCCTGAACAAGTCATCGTTTCGCGTGGCGCAGATGAGGCGATTGAGTTATTAATGCGTGCATTTTGCCAGCCCGGCCAGGACAGTATTATATACTGTCCGCCAACCTATGGTATGTATCAGGTGAGTGCACAAACGCTAGGCATTAATTATAAAGCCATTCCGACAAAACCTGACTGGCAGCTTGATTTAACAGCGATTGAAAGTAACCTCGATACCGTAAAATTAGTGTATATCTGTAGTCCGAATAACCCAACCGGTAATTTGCTCAATCAGGACGATATAAAAGCACTATTAAAACTCACTGAGCACAAAGCCCTCGTGATTGTGGATGAGGCTTATATTGAGTTTTCACCACAAGCCTCGGTAGTCAGCTGGCTGAAAGGCTATCCTCATTTAGTCATATTACGTACGCTCTCCAAAGCATTCGCTTTAGCGGGTCTACGCTGTGGCTTTACGCTGGCCA
Protein-coding regions in this window:
- the hisC gene encoding histidinol-phosphate transaminase → MNNNDINQLVRKNIQLLTPYQSARRLGGQGDVWLNANEYPIAPDYSFNAQTLNRYPQPQPKNVINRYANYAGIEPEQVIVSRGADEAIELLMRAFCQPGQDSIIYCPPTYGMYQVSAQTLGINYKAIPTKPDWQLDLTAIESNLDTVKLVYICSPNNPTGNLLNQDDIKALLKLTEHKALVIVDEAYIEFSPQASVVSWLKGYPHLVILRTLSKAFALAGLRCGFTLANKPIIDVLLKVIAPYPLPTPVADIASQALSDKGITQMQDNVMQVTLQKHQLTEALLGVSAVDTVYPGFGNYLLVRFKPNSSLFNQLWQKGIILRDQDKQIGLKDCVRITIGSAAECDTLIQAMKQHS